A window of Lentibacillus sp. Marseille-P4043 contains these coding sequences:
- the namA gene encoding NADPH dehydrogenase NamA has protein sequence MPKLFTPIHFQNVELKNRIVMSPMCMYSCYKQDGKVTPFHLTHLASRAVGQVGLIITEATAVQPEGRISPQDLGIWDEDHVKGLTMINEQVHAYGAKTAIQLAHAGRKAELESDIFAPTAKQFNENYKVPKEMTEEHIKQTIDAFKQAARRAKAAGFDIIELHGAHGYLINQFLSPLTNHRSDNYGGTRENRYRFLSEVIDAVKTEWDGPIFVRISTDEYDEAGNNKDDILYFTNEMKKQGIDLIDCSSGGVVPAKVHSYPGYQVPRCDMIKHETDIATGAVGLITSGLQAEEIVQNDRADVVIIGRALLRNPYWAKAAADELGYAIEAPTQYKRGWK, from the coding sequence ATGCCAAAATTATTTACACCAATCCATTTCCAAAACGTTGAACTAAAAAACCGGATCGTTATGTCTCCGATGTGTATGTACTCCTGCTATAAGCAAGACGGAAAAGTCACCCCTTTCCACTTAACACATCTCGCAAGCCGGGCAGTCGGGCAAGTAGGATTAATCATCACTGAAGCAACAGCTGTTCAGCCAGAGGGGCGCATTTCTCCCCAAGATTTGGGCATCTGGGATGAGGATCATGTGAAAGGACTAACAATGATCAACGAACAAGTTCATGCTTATGGTGCAAAAACCGCGATACAATTGGCCCATGCCGGTCGTAAAGCAGAACTTGAGTCAGATATTTTCGCACCAACAGCAAAACAGTTTAACGAAAACTACAAAGTGCCAAAAGAAATGACTGAGGAACATATTAAGCAAACCATCGATGCTTTTAAACAAGCAGCCAGACGTGCAAAAGCAGCCGGATTTGACATCATTGAACTTCATGGTGCACATGGCTATTTAATTAATCAATTTTTGTCACCATTAACGAATCATCGATCAGACAACTACGGTGGAACCCGGGAAAATCGCTATCGCTTTTTATCCGAAGTCATTGACGCGGTAAAAACAGAATGGGATGGTCCAATTTTTGTACGCATTTCAACAGATGAATATGATGAAGCAGGCAACAATAAGGATGATATTCTTTACTTCACAAATGAAATGAAAAAACAAGGAATCGATTTAATTGACTGTAGTTCAGGTGGTGTCGTCCCAGCCAAAGTCCATTCCTATCCAGGTTATCAAGTCCCTCGCTGTGACATGATTAAACACGAGACAGACATTGCCACAGGTGCGGTTGGATTGATCACGAGTGGATTACAAGCAGAGGAAATTGTCCAAAATGACCGTGCAGATGTCGTCATCATTGGTCGTGCCCTACTGCGGAATCCATATTGGGCCAAAGCTGCTGCTGACGAGCTAGGCTATGCGATTGAAGCACCAACACAATACAAACGAGGCTGGAAATAG
- a CDS encoding aldehyde dehydrogenase: MLKANEKRIYQALKMDLNKSQHETLTTELGFLYTEIDFALKHLKDWMEPEKADTPITHKGTKNYIVREPYRVTLVISPWNYPLQLAIAPAIGAMAAGNTVVLKPSEFTQATSSLLAEMIRDTFDSHYVTAVEGEKETSAQLVAQPFDYIFFTGSSAVGKLIMREASKHLIPVTLELGGKSPAIIEQDANINLAAKRIVWGKFTNAGQTCVAQDYVYVHEHAKPKLLKAMKKHLKSFYGKNPLKNENYVRIVNKKHFDRLQAYMNDGSIIFGGKVDSDNHMIEPTLVDEISWKDSIMQEEIFGPLLPVLTFTKLDDVISKLKQMDKPLALYYFGENEQDQQKVMQHISFGGGCINDTLYHLANPHLPFGGVGNSGIGGYHGKYSFETFSHEKSIMKQTTKFDMPLRYPGSKLANSLVKRVMK; this comes from the coding sequence ATGCTGAAAGCGAACGAAAAGCGGATTTATCAGGCATTAAAAATGGATTTAAACAAATCACAGCACGAGACACTTACAACAGAATTAGGCTTTTTATATACTGAAATTGATTTTGCCCTTAAACATCTTAAGGATTGGATGGAGCCGGAAAAAGCTGACACACCCATCACCCATAAAGGAACGAAAAATTATATTGTCCGAGAGCCATATAGAGTTACACTTGTCATCTCCCCTTGGAATTATCCGTTACAACTAGCCATTGCTCCAGCGATTGGTGCGATGGCTGCGGGGAATACAGTCGTACTAAAACCGTCCGAGTTCACTCAAGCAACATCATCGCTACTAGCGGAAATGATTCGTGATACGTTTGACAGCCACTATGTTACGGCAGTTGAAGGAGAAAAAGAAACAAGCGCACAATTAGTAGCGCAACCTTTTGATTACATCTTTTTCACAGGTAGTTCAGCAGTCGGGAAACTCATTATGCGCGAAGCAAGTAAGCACCTCATTCCTGTCACCTTGGAATTAGGCGGGAAAAGCCCTGCCATTATTGAACAAGACGCAAACATTAATCTTGCAGCAAAACGGATTGTTTGGGGAAAATTTACAAACGCAGGACAAACATGTGTAGCACAAGATTACGTATATGTTCATGAACATGCAAAACCAAAATTACTAAAAGCAATGAAAAAACATCTGAAATCCTTTTATGGTAAAAACCCATTAAAAAACGAGAATTATGTACGCATCGTTAACAAGAAGCACTTTGACCGATTACAAGCGTACATGAATGATGGAAGCATTATCTTCGGTGGGAAGGTTGATTCGGATAACCACATGATTGAACCAACTTTAGTGGATGAAATTTCTTGGAAAGATTCCATTATGCAGGAAGAAATTTTCGGTCCCCTCCTGCCTGTATTGACCTTTACCAAATTGGATGATGTCATTTCCAAGTTAAAACAAATGGATAAACCACTAGCACTCTATTATTTTGGCGAAAATGAACAAGATCAGCAAAAAGTAATGCAGCACATCTCCTTTGGTGGCGGATGTATCAATGACACCCTCTACCATCTAGCAAACCCACACCTGCCATTTGGTGGTGTCGGCAATAGCGGCATCGGCGGATATCATGGGAAATATAGCTTTGAAACATTCTCCCATGAAAAGAGCATCATGAAGCAAACGACGAAGTTTGATATGCCATTGCGCTATCCTGGAAGCAAACTAGCAAATTCACTCGTTAAACGGGTGATGAAGTAA
- a CDS encoding GNAT family N-acetyltransferase: MFTYKVDEDLSLKLLEKEDADVLFALVDDSRDYLREWLPWVDNMKQVADYEPVIEMWLKQFADHDGFQVGIMYNERLVGMVGFHGIDWSNRKTSIGYWLSEKYQGRGLITRAVAALIDYAFTAYDLNRVEIQCGIANQRSKAIPERLGFKQEGIIRNGEYVYDHYHDCVLYSVLAQEWETYDC, from the coding sequence ATGTTTACGTATAAAGTGGATGAAGATTTGTCATTGAAATTACTTGAAAAAGAAGATGCTGATGTATTGTTTGCTTTGGTGGATGATTCCAGAGATTACTTAAGGGAGTGGCTTCCATGGGTTGATAACATGAAACAAGTGGCGGATTATGAGCCTGTCATTGAAATGTGGTTGAAGCAATTTGCCGACCATGATGGTTTTCAAGTCGGCATTATGTACAATGAACGTCTTGTGGGCATGGTTGGTTTCCATGGCATTGATTGGTCAAACAGAAAAACAAGCATTGGCTATTGGTTGTCCGAAAAATACCAAGGACGAGGTTTGATAACAAGGGCTGTAGCAGCATTGATAGATTATGCGTTCACAGCTTATGATCTGAATCGTGTTGAAATACAGTGTGGGATCGCTAATCAAAGGAGCAAAGCCATCCCTGAAAGACTCGGGTTCAAGCAGGAGGGGATCATTAGGAACGGTGAATACGTATACGATCACTATCATGATTGCGTTTTGTATAGTGTGCTTGCACAAGAATGGGAGACTTATGATTGCTAG
- a CDS encoding UPF0175 family protein yields MSIDSFQINIPKEFYPLIDELEGPNLDAKAKVSLALGLFVNKQVTLARAAQLSGKSLSDFIDLLRSKNIPWMEYSEEHLQDDQRVIKEVLGDEKADE; encoded by the coding sequence ATGTCAATTGACTCTTTTCAAATTAACATACCTAAAGAATTTTACCCGTTAATTGATGAGCTAGAAGGACCGAATCTTGATGCTAAAGCGAAGGTATCATTAGCTCTTGGGCTTTTTGTCAATAAACAGGTAACTTTGGCAAGAGCAGCTCAATTATCTGGAAAGTCATTAAGTGATTTTATTGATTTATTACGATCAAAAAATATACCTTGGATGGAGTATTCAGAAGAACACTTACAAGATGATCAGCGCGTGATTAAAGAAGTTTTAGGAGACGAAAAAGCAGATGAGTAG
- a CDS encoding glycerophosphodiester phosphodiesterase encodes MKTKIIAHRGASRLAPENTMPAFELAYKLGADAIETDVQLTKDNVPVIIHDEHVRRTTNGKGYIKNFTFQALQQLDAGSWFSQKYAGATIVSLDEFLQWIKPKSLYLNIELKNNKIDYTNIETIVYEKLRQYQLINRTILSTFNPASVKRTHELHPDINVALLTSRRNRYLVRDAKQLGATALHVKYRLLNQSLIDACHEENMPVRVYTINRSIRMQRCFTLESDGIFTDVPDLAIEQRKLFHTEQKH; translated from the coding sequence TTGAAAACAAAAATTATTGCACATCGTGGTGCTAGCAGGCTTGCACCTGAAAACACGATGCCTGCCTTTGAACTCGCCTACAAGCTAGGTGCAGATGCAATTGAAACAGATGTTCAACTTACGAAAGACAATGTTCCCGTAATAATCCATGATGAACATGTAAGACGAACAACAAATGGAAAAGGGTACATCAAAAATTTTACATTTCAAGCGTTACAACAATTAGATGCCGGTTCCTGGTTTTCACAAAAATATGCCGGAGCCACGATCGTTTCTTTAGACGAATTTTTGCAATGGATCAAACCCAAGTCGTTATACTTAAATATTGAGTTGAAAAATAATAAGATAGATTATACGAACATTGAAACAATTGTATATGAAAAACTTAGACAATATCAATTGATAAATCGAACTATTCTGTCGACATTTAACCCGGCCAGTGTAAAGCGAACACATGAGCTTCATCCAGATATAAATGTCGCTCTTTTAACATCAAGACGAAATCGATATCTGGTACGTGATGCGAAACAACTTGGCGCAACTGCCCTGCACGTGAAATACCGGCTGCTTAATCAATCGCTTATTGACGCATGTCACGAGGAAAATATGCCTGTGCGTGTCTATACGATAAACAGATCAATAAGGATGCAGCGCTGCTTTACACTTGAAAGCGACGGAATTTTCACCGACGTACCAGATCTCGCCATCGAGCAACGAAAGCTATTTCATACCGAACAAAAACACTAG
- a CDS encoding AAA family ATPase: protein MIVMINGAFGVGKTTISNELLREIKNSMIYDPEEVGFLLRNIIPRNIKQLEAETGDFQDLQLWRKLTVHVANLLITTYEKNLIVPMTIRNPAYLHYIKEGFQRIDKQTYHFCLTANKDTIYGRLRKRGEDEGNWCFQQTDKCLNAFRENNFEEYIDTENESIAAVVDAIKQRLDLS from the coding sequence ATGATTGTAATGATAAATGGGGCATTTGGAGTAGGTAAAACAACCATTTCGAATGAACTTTTAAGAGAGATAAAAAATAGTATGATATATGACCCTGAAGAGGTAGGTTTTTTGTTACGAAATATAATCCCAAGGAATATAAAACAGCTTGAAGCGGAAACAGGGGATTTTCAAGATTTACAATTATGGAGGAAGCTGACTGTTCACGTAGCAAATCTTTTAATTACGACATATGAAAAGAACCTAATCGTACCAATGACTATTCGCAATCCAGCTTACCTCCATTACATTAAAGAGGGATTTCAACGTATCGATAAACAAACATACCACTTTTGTTTAACAGCAAATAAGGATACTATTTACGGAAGACTTAGGAAACGGGGAGAGGATGAAGGTAATTGGTGTTTTCAACAAACTGATAAGTGTTTAAATGCCTTTCGAGAAAACAATTTTGAGGAGTATATTGACACTGAAAATGAAAGTATTGCTGCTGTTGTTGATGCGATAAAGCAAAGGCTTGACCTTTCTTGA
- the rnz gene encoding ribonuclease Z — translation MELFFLGTGAGVPAKERNVSAVALKLLQEHNSIWLFDCGEATQHQILQTSIKPRKITKIFITHLHGDHIFGLPGFLSSRSFQGGDDLLTVYGPTGIKRYIETSLEVSGTHLAYPLEIIEINEGQIFEDDTFTVYCQELNHGIQCFGYRIVEKDKPGELLVDKLREAGIQPGPIYKQIKDNPISTTEEGKTIHRADFIGPDKPGRIISILGDTRFPERNQSFVENSDVLVHEATFDHDKAALANDYFHSTTTQAALLAKLSKVKKLVLNHISSRYQQADYQQLLQEARDVFPNTELANDFYVVPIESK, via the coding sequence ATGGAACTATTTTTCCTCGGCACTGGTGCAGGTGTCCCAGCAAAAGAACGTAATGTATCAGCAGTTGCTCTGAAGTTGCTTCAAGAGCACAACAGTATCTGGCTTTTTGATTGTGGCGAGGCAACCCAGCACCAAATTTTACAAACATCAATTAAACCAAGAAAAATCACGAAAATTTTTATTACCCACCTTCACGGGGACCATATCTTTGGACTTCCTGGGTTTTTGAGTAGTCGTTCCTTCCAAGGTGGCGATGATTTATTGACGGTTTATGGGCCAACAGGGATTAAACGGTATATTGAGACGAGCCTGGAAGTAAGCGGCACTCATCTTGCCTACCCATTAGAAATTATTGAAATTAACGAAGGACAAATTTTTGAAGATGATACGTTCACTGTTTATTGCCAAGAACTGAACCATGGAATCCAATGTTTCGGTTATCGCATCGTCGAAAAGGACAAACCAGGCGAGCTTTTGGTGGATAAATTAAGAGAAGCCGGAATTCAACCAGGGCCAATCTATAAACAAATTAAAGACAACCCTATCTCGACAACCGAGGAAGGAAAAACGATTCACCGCGCTGATTTTATCGGGCCAGATAAACCAGGACGTATTATTTCGATTCTCGGGGATACACGCTTCCCCGAACGAAATCAGTCGTTTGTAGAGAATTCCGATGTCCTTGTTCATGAAGCAACATTTGATCACGACAAAGCAGCACTGGCAAACGATTATTTTCACTCGACAACAACCCAGGCTGCATTACTTGCGAAACTGAGCAAGGTCAAGAAATTGGTTTTAAATCATATCTCTTCACGTTACCAGCAAGCCGATTATCAACAATTACTCCAGGAAGCTCGTGACGTTTTTCCAAACACAGAACTTGCGAATGATTTTTATGTTGTTCCTATAGAATCAAAATAA
- a CDS encoding DUF3368 domain-containing protein, translating to MSRIITNSTPIIGLSILGKIDLLCDIFDEVFVPEGVYKEIVFSDSVNDYGKTELNKMIDVGKILLRKVENRNLVRKLYGKLHEGELEVIVGAKELNIGIVAIDEKAARTLAKTFQLRPIGTVGILIIAKDRGLIKEVRPLLDKLIGYNFFISKAIYHHALELADE from the coding sequence ATGAGTAGAATCATAACTAATTCAACTCCTATTATTGGATTGTCTATTCTTGGCAAAATAGATCTTCTGTGTGATATATTTGATGAAGTTTTTGTACCAGAAGGGGTCTATAAAGAAATAGTATTCAGTGATTCTGTAAATGATTATGGTAAAACAGAATTAAATAAAATGATTGATGTTGGAAAAATCCTGTTAAGAAAAGTTGAAAATCGTAATTTAGTTCGCAAATTATATGGAAAGCTTCACGAAGGAGAACTTGAAGTGATCGTTGGAGCGAAGGAACTTAACATCGGAATTGTTGCTATTGATGAAAAAGCTGCTAGAACGCTTGCTAAAACTTTTCAATTACGGCCAATTGGTACAGTTGGTATATTAATCATTGCTAAAGATAGAGGCTTAATTAAGGAGGTTAGGCCTTTACTTGACAAATTAATAGGTTATAACTTTTTTATTTCAAAAGCCATCTATCACCATGCATTGGAACTAGCCGATGAATAA
- a CDS encoding YpzI family protein, with amino-acid sequence MGRDRQEQKLRKSGHVESDRDVGLRYKGATKMSSPEEARRLNDGKK; translated from the coding sequence ATGGGAAGGGATCGGCAAGAGCAAAAGTTAAGAAAAAGCGGACATGTTGAATCTGATCGAGATGTTGGTCTACGCTATAAAGGGGCAACAAAAATGTCCAGCCCTGAAGAAGCTAGAAGATTAAATGATGGGAAAAAGTAA